One part of the Sulfolobus tengchongensis genome encodes these proteins:
- a CDS encoding 6-pyruvoyl trahydropterin synthase family protein, with product MKVKVGIEGITIDSAHYTLSSYQDSQIHGHTYVVTVEVEGEVNEKSGFVIDFNLLKKIVKEVVQDWDHKLIIPKMDLDKSRFEGPFRIDYKVIDAPFPTAEYIGIEIAKEIYLKLNKKYRIFLKIYEGKDSYAVIEYP from the coding sequence ATGAAGGTTAAAGTAGGAATTGAGGGCATAACAATAGATTCTGCTCACTATACACTCTCGTCTTATCAAGACAGTCAGATTCATGGTCACACTTATGTAGTTACCGTTGAGGTTGAAGGTGAGGTCAACGAGAAATCTGGATTTGTAATTGATTTCAATCTACTTAAGAAAATAGTTAAGGAAGTAGTTCAAGATTGGGATCATAAATTGATAATACCTAAAATGGATCTAGATAAATCGAGATTTGAGGGACCATTTAGGATAGATTATAAGGTGATCGACGCGCCTTTTCCGACTGCAGAATATATAGGCATTGAGATAGCCAAGGAAATATATTTAAAATTGAATAAGAAATATAGAATATTTCTAAAGATATATGAAGGGAAAGATTCGTACGCAGTTATAGAGTATCCATAA